GTCGAACTGGTCGCTCGCGGGGGCCCTCGTGCTCGTCTCCAACGACCCCCGGCGGTGGCCCAACAAGGAGGTGTCGCTGTTCGGCACCGCGGCGGACGTGCTGTCGCACACGCTCGAACGCAAGCGGCGCGAGCGACAGCTCCGCCAGCAGAACGAGCGACTGGAGGAGTTCGCCAGCGTCGTGAGTCACGACCTCAGAAATCCCATGAACGTCGTCGAAGGGTTCGTCGACCTCGCCCGCGAGACGGGCGACGTCTCCCACCTCGACCGCGCGGTCGACGGCCTCGAACGGATGAACGCTCTCGTCAACGACGTGCTCGAACTCGCCCGGCAGGGCCGGACCGTCGGCGAGACGTCCACCGTCGACCTCGCCGGCGTCGTCGAACGCGCGTGGGACGCCGTCGAGACGGGCGGGGCGACGCTCGAACTCGTCGGGGACCTCGGCACCGTCTCCGCCGACGCCGGCCGACTCACGCAGGTCGTCGAGAATCTCGTTCGGAACAGCGTGGAGCATGGCTCCACGAGCAGTCGGGCGAAGCCTGACGACGCTGTAGAGCACGGGTCTACAGGCGCCCGAACGGAGTCCGACGATTCCCTCTTTCTCACCGTCACCGTCGGCCCCCTCCCGAACCGCGGCGGCTTCTACGTCGAAGACGACGGCCCCGGCATCCCGCCCGAGGAGCGCGCGTCCGTCTTCGAGCAGGGCCACACCACGACCGAGGGAGGGTCGGGGTTCGGCCTCTCCATCGTCGAGAGCATCGTCGAGGCCCACGGCTGGTCCGTCGCGGTCACCGAGGGGACGGCGGGCGGCGCGCGCTTCGAGGTGACCACCGCGCCGCACGCGCAGGCGTTCGATCCGACCCGCGCGGACTGACGCGCCGCCGGTCACTCGTCCCGTCGACCCCGCGCCCGGATGCCCGACTCCAGTAGCTCCTTCGTCTTTCGGTGGCGGTAGCGGAACATCGGTTCGAAGCCGACGACGGCCGCCGGCGACGCCGCCCGGCCGACGGGACCGCCCGGCAGTTCGTACTCCAGGCGGTCCTCGACGAGCGTCTCGTCGCCGTCGGCATAGAACTGGTGGGTGTGGACCCACTTGCGGAACGGGCCGCCGACCATCTCGTCGCGGAACATCGCCGTGCCGCCCCCGTACTCGCGTTCGACGATGTGGGAGGTCCACCGCTGGGCCGGGCCGATGCCGAGCGGTCGCATCGACATGCGGACCTTCGACCCGGTCAGCAGTTCCTCGGGGTCGGGTTCGCCGTCGGGGCCGCGGACGGCGACGACGTCGAGGTTCATCCACTCGGGCGTCAGCGCCTCCAGTCCAGATATCTTCGAGTGAAACTCCCAGACCTCCGAGAGCGGGGCGGCGACCCGCGTCCGACGGGTGTACGTGGCCATACCCCGGCTACGGGCGTCCGAAGGAAAAGCCCGCGGGCGTATCGGGCCGCGGGGTGACGTGAGCGACGCCCTCTCAGAGCGTAAAGCGGGTGACGGTCGTGCCGGCGGCGGTCAGGTCGGCGTCCGTCGCGCCGGCGACGGTCACCTGGTTCTCGCCGTGTTCGATGTCGACGGCCACCTCGAAGGCGCCGTCCTCGGGTTCGACCATCGACGTCTCGCTCGGCGTCTTGACCGCGACGACGGCCGCGTCCGTCTTCCCGGAGACGACGAGGTTGTCGCCCATGAAGCGCGTGCTCACCTGTAGCTTCGGCCCCTCGGGCCGGTCGGTGTCGAGGTAGCGTTCGCGGACGAACGCGGGCATCTCGACGGGTTCGCCCACGTCGATGCTGTGCGCGAGGCGCACGAACTGC
This Halogeometricum sp. S3BR5-2 DNA region includes the following protein-coding sequences:
- a CDS encoding SRPBCC family protein, translating into MATYTRRTRVAAPLSEVWEFHSKISGLEALTPEWMNLDVVAVRGPDGEPDPEELLTGSKVRMSMRPLGIGPAQRWTSHIVEREYGGGTAMFRDEMVGGPFRKWVHTHQFYADGDETLVEDRLEYELPGGPVGRAASPAAVVGFEPMFRYRHRKTKELLESGIRARGRRDE